The Halogranum gelatinilyticum genome includes a window with the following:
- the cofD gene encoding 2-phospho-L-lactate transferase — protein sequence MVTFLAGGTGTPKLLDGAADVFDPAETTVVGNSGDDVELGGLLVCPDVDTVLFHGGGVLDTDRWWGIADDTTETNAELHRLADAAGFEPGPRYLDDEAQVAGRDIARWRRFSGVAEFMEIGDKDRAVHVTRTSLLDEGNSLTEVTRILADAFDLAVDLVPMSDDPVASIIHTDEGAMHFQEFWVAERAAPAVEDVEFRGADEARPSSETLDALADPVVVGPSNPVTSIGPMLALPGVERALHETPVVAVSPFVEDEVFSGPAAKLMEAVGYEASTAGVAEAYPFADAFVLDTADGTELDRPVVRTDTKIDGPADAERVARAVAKALAELTDSAGAEAA from the coding sequence ATGGTCACCTTTCTCGCGGGCGGGACGGGCACGCCGAAGCTCCTCGACGGCGCGGCAGACGTGTTCGACCCCGCCGAGACGACCGTCGTCGGCAACTCCGGCGACGACGTCGAACTCGGAGGGCTGCTCGTCTGCCCCGACGTCGACACCGTGCTCTTTCACGGCGGCGGCGTCCTCGACACCGACCGGTGGTGGGGCATCGCCGACGACACCACCGAGACGAACGCCGAACTGCACCGCCTCGCCGACGCTGCGGGGTTCGAACCGGGGCCGCGCTACCTCGACGACGAGGCACAGGTCGCGGGCCGCGACATCGCCCGCTGGCGACGCTTCTCGGGCGTCGCGGAGTTCATGGAGATCGGCGACAAGGACCGGGCAGTTCACGTCACCCGAACCAGCCTCCTCGACGAGGGCAACTCGCTGACCGAGGTCACACGCATCCTCGCGGACGCCTTCGACCTCGCGGTCGACCTCGTCCCGATGTCGGACGACCCCGTAGCAAGTATCATCCACACCGACGAGGGCGCGATGCATTTCCAGGAGTTCTGGGTCGCAGAGCGTGCTGCCCCCGCCGTCGAGGACGTGGAGTTCCGCGGGGCCGACGAGGCCCGCCCCTCCTCGGAGACCCTCGACGCGCTCGCCGACCCGGTCGTCGTGGGCCCCTCCAATCCGGTGACGAGCATCGGCCCGATGCTGGCACTGCCGGGCGTCGAGCGAGCACTCCACGAGACGCCGGTCGTCGCCGTCTCGCCGTTCGTCGAGGACGAGGTGTTCTCCGGGCCGGCAGCGAAGCTGATGGAGGCTGTCGGCTACGAGGCGAGCACGGCGGGCGTCGCGGAGGCCTACCCCTTCGCCGACGCGTTCGTCCTCGACACCGCGGACGGGACCGAATTGGACCGGCCGGTCGTCCGGACCGACACGAAGATCGACGGTCCCGCGGACGCCGAGCGGGTCGCGCGCGCCGTCGCCAAGGCGTTGGCCGAATTGACCGACTCAGCCGGGGCGGAGGCCGCTTGA
- a CDS encoding HD domain-containing protein: MTAVKDSVHDYISLDPLAQDLVDTPEFQRLRHIKQLSTVRLVYPSANHTRFEHSLGVYHLASQALSHLGIDGDRADHLRAAALLHDIGHGPYGHQTEHIIMRHTGLHHDEIEWLLTDPEAGHPNGEPATQTVRDTLVDHGLDPERVAAHVRGEGELGQLVSGELDVDRMDYLVRDAHHTGVPYGTIDTGRLVRELRYSAGELVLDEGNVQTAESLLLARGLMNGIVYRHHVSRIAGAMLERASERLIARDDTVDIATFQRMADHDLLVALREHVPELGRRIERRDLYKRAVWADLADVPVDVVDCSHEDERAAEREIADAAGIDPIEVVVDVPSRPSLKESNARVVVGGVVQRLEEASELVGALRDAERAQWRLGVYTKREHVDRVADAARDVLGVRLGRTE, translated from the coding sequence ATGACCGCCGTCAAGGACAGCGTCCACGACTACATCTCGCTCGACCCGCTCGCCCAGGACCTCGTCGACACCCCCGAGTTCCAACGACTCCGCCACATCAAACAGCTCTCCACCGTCCGGCTCGTCTACCCCTCTGCGAATCACACCCGCTTCGAGCACTCGCTCGGCGTCTACCATCTCGCCTCCCAGGCCCTCTCACATCTCGGTATCGACGGCGACCGCGCCGACCATCTCCGTGCCGCCGCGCTCCTCCACGACATCGGCCACGGTCCCTACGGCCACCAGACCGAGCACATCATCATGCGCCACACGGGGCTACACCACGACGAGATTGAGTGGCTCCTCACAGACCCCGAAGCGGGCCACCCGAACGGCGAACCCGCCACCCAGACAGTCCGCGACACCCTCGTCGACCACGGTCTCGACCCCGAGCGCGTCGCCGCCCACGTCCGCGGCGAGGGTGAACTCGGCCAGCTGGTCTCGGGCGAACTGGACGTCGACCGGATGGACTATCTCGTCCGCGACGCCCACCACACCGGCGTCCCCTACGGCACCATCGACACTGGACGGCTGGTCCGCGAACTCCGGTACAGCGCGGGCGAACTCGTGCTCGACGAGGGCAACGTCCAGACCGCCGAATCCCTCTTGCTCGCCCGCGGGCTGATGAACGGTATCGTCTACCGCCACCACGTCTCGCGCATCGCGGGGGCGATGCTCGAACGCGCCTCCGAGCGGCTCATCGCTCGCGACGACACTGTCGACATCGCGACCTTCCAGCGCATGGCCGACCACGACCTGCTCGTCGCGCTCCGCGAGCACGTCCCCGAACTCGGCCGCCGCATCGAACGCCGCGACCTCTACAAACGCGCCGTCTGGGCCGACCTCGCCGACGTTCCGGTCGACGTCGTCGACTGCTCTCACGAGGACGAACGCGCCGCCGAGCGCGAGATCGCCGACGCGGCAGGTATCGACCCCATCGAGGTCGTCGTCGACGTCCCTTCCCGGCCGAGTCTCAAGGAGTCGAACGCCCGCGTCGTCGTCGGCGGCGTCGTCCAGCGGCTCGAGGAGGCCTCCGAACTCGTCGGCGCGCTCCGCGACGCCGAACGCGCGCAGTGGCGACTCGGCGTCTACACGAAACGCGAGCACGTCGACCGGGTCGCCGACGCCGCTCGCGACGTGCTCGGCGTCCGTCTCGGCCGTACCGAGTAG
- a CDS encoding HD domain-containing protein codes for MLTIKDSVHDHIEVGGVAEALLDTPEMQRLRHIKQLGTVQLVYPSANHTRFEHSLGVYHLANRVLSHLGIEGVLAERIRAAALLHDVGHGPYSHNIEALTHRHTGKYHDDVAELLASGRVGDVLREHDLDPAAVADLVAGEGQYGQLVSGELDVDRMDYLVRDAHHTGVPYGTIDTGRLVRELTFVDGQLVLDEGNVQTAESLLLARALMNPTVYQHHVARLSKAMLRRASERLLEEPDISADQLRRMDDHDLLASLRMTGRTTELARRLDERDLYKRGVWAEREDVPDDVLDLPHEEIREIERDVANDVGVEPDSVIIDVPAEPSMKESSSRVMVNGDVRRLDRQSPLVNALRTAQRQQWRLGVYAPGDVADDVGEAAVDALGLDIEGALVNYVRTGHRTTLDQFE; via the coding sequence ATGCTCACCATCAAGGACAGCGTCCACGACCACATCGAGGTCGGGGGCGTCGCCGAAGCCCTCCTCGACACGCCGGAGATGCAGCGGCTCCGGCACATCAAGCAGCTGGGGACGGTCCAACTCGTCTACCCCTCCGCCAACCACACGCGCTTCGAGCACAGCCTCGGTGTCTACCATCTCGCGAACCGCGTGCTCTCGCATCTCGGCATCGAGGGCGTGCTGGCCGAGCGGATCCGCGCCGCCGCCCTGCTGCACGACGTCGGCCACGGACCCTACAGCCACAACATCGAGGCACTCACCCACCGCCACACGGGCAAGTACCACGACGACGTGGCGGAACTCCTGGCGAGTGGCCGCGTCGGCGACGTGCTCCGCGAGCACGACCTCGACCCCGCTGCCGTCGCCGACCTCGTCGCGGGCGAGGGGCAGTACGGCCAACTCGTCTCGGGTGAACTGGACGTCGACCGGATGGACTATCTCGTCCGCGACGCCCACCACACCGGCGTCCCCTACGGCACCATCGACACCGGACGGCTCGTCCGCGAACTGACCTTCGTCGACGGCCAGCTCGTCTTGGACGAAGGCAACGTCCAGACCGCCGAGTCGCTGCTGCTCGCGCGGGCACTGATGAATCCGACCGTCTACCAGCACCACGTCGCCCGTCTCTCGAAGGCGATGCTCCGCCGTGCCTCCGAGCGACTGCTGGAGGAGCCGGACATCTCCGCCGACCAACTCCGGCGGATGGACGACCACGACCTGCTCGCCAGCCTGCGGATGACCGGGCGTACCACGGAACTCGCGCGCCGCCTCGACGAGCGCGACCTCTACAAGCGCGGCGTCTGGGCCGAGCGCGAGGACGTGCCGGACGACGTGCTCGACCTCCCGCACGAGGAGATCCGCGAAATCGAGCGCGACGTCGCCAACGACGTCGGCGTCGAGCCTGACTCGGTCATCATCGACGTACCCGCAGAGCCGTCGATGAAGGAGTCATCCTCGCGGGTGATGGTCAACGGCGACGTCCGGCGGCTCGACCGCCAGTCGCCGCTGGTCAACGCGCTGCGGACGGCCCAACGCCAGCAGTGGCGGCTCGGCGTCTACGCACCCGGCGACGTCGCCGACGACGTGGGCGAGGCCGCTGTCGACGCGCTCGGTCTCGACATCGAGGGCGCGCTCGTCAACTACGTGCGCACCGGCCACCGAACGACGCTCGACCAGTTCGAATAG
- a CDS encoding amidohydrolase family protein produces MILEGTVLRGRDFEPVEGRVVVEDGTIMEIEEASVESTDVILPAFVNAHTHIGDSIAKEAGAGLSLDDLVAPPDGLKHRLLRQASAEEKIAAMRRSLEYMQAGGQAAFLEFREGGVDGVDAIHDALDGLDIEGVVLGRETEAAMEAADGFGASGARDADFDYLRNATRGAAKLFGIHAGERDSADINPALDLDPDFLVHMVHPKPLHLERVEDKGIPIVVCPRSNLVTNVGVPPLRDLLDRTTVALGTDNVMLNSPSMFREMEFANKLTDATAKEVLRMATVNGAEIAELNCGLVEPGRDAKLLVLDGDTDNLAGARDLVRAVVRRAGHADVKRVVL; encoded by the coding sequence ATGATACTGGAGGGAACCGTCCTGCGCGGCCGGGACTTCGAGCCGGTCGAGGGACGCGTCGTCGTCGAGGACGGGACGATCATGGAAATCGAGGAAGCGTCGGTCGAGTCGACCGACGTCATCCTCCCGGCGTTCGTCAACGCCCACACCCACATCGGCGACTCCATCGCCAAGGAGGCCGGTGCGGGACTCTCGCTGGACGACCTCGTCGCGCCACCCGACGGGCTGAAACACCGCTTGCTCCGACAGGCCAGTGCCGAGGAGAAGATCGCGGCAATGCGTCGCTCGCTCGAATATATGCAGGCCGGTGGCCAGGCCGCCTTCCTCGAGTTCCGCGAGGGCGGTGTCGACGGTGTCGACGCCATCCACGACGCGCTGGACGGGCTGGACATCGAGGGCGTCGTCCTCGGCCGCGAGACGGAGGCCGCGATGGAGGCCGCCGACGGCTTCGGGGCGAGCGGTGCCCGCGACGCGGACTTCGACTATCTCCGCAACGCCACACGCGGCGCGGCCAAACTGTTCGGCATCCACGCCGGGGAGCGCGACTCCGCCGACATCAACCCCGCGCTCGACCTCGATCCGGACTTCCTGGTCCACATGGTCCACCCCAAGCCCCTCCACTTGGAGCGCGTCGAGGACAAGGGAATCCCCATCGTCGTCTGCCCGCGCTCGAACCTCGTCACGAACGTCGGCGTCCCGCCGCTGCGCGACCTCTTGGACCGCACGACCGTCGCGCTCGGCACCGACAACGTGATGCTCAACAGCCCGTCGATGTTCCGCGAGATGGAGTTCGCGAACAAGCTGACCGACGCGACGGCGAAAGAAGTCCTCCGGATGGCGACGGTCAACGGCGCGGAGATCGCGGAGCTGAACTGCGGACTCGTCGAACCCGGACGCGACGCCAAACTGCTCGTCCTCGACGGCGACACCGACAACCTCGCTGGCGCGCGGGACCTCGTCCGCGCGGTCGTCCGACGCGCTGGCCACGCCGACGTGAAGCGGGTCGTGCTCTGA
- a CDS encoding universal stress protein, producing the protein MALYDRILVPTDGSDGVERAISHAVDLATVHGATVHAVYVVNSAGFTGLPMEASWEGIDEMLRADAEAALATVRDIATARDIPVETHVLDGSPQREIVRYAEEEGCDLVVMGTHGRGGIDRLLLGSVAEKVVRASNVPVMTVRVGDEEVEGVEETGEVGEAEETEQGEQGQTA; encoded by the coding sequence ATGGCACTCTACGACCGGATTCTCGTCCCGACCGACGGCTCCGACGGCGTCGAACGGGCGATCTCGCACGCTGTCGACCTCGCGACGGTACACGGTGCGACGGTCCACGCCGTCTACGTCGTCAACTCCGCGGGCTTCACCGGACTGCCGATGGAGGCCTCGTGGGAGGGCATCGACGAGATGCTCCGCGCCGACGCCGAGGCCGCGCTGGCGACGGTCCGCGACATCGCCACCGCCCGCGACATCCCGGTCGAGACGCACGTCCTCGACGGGTCGCCGCAGCGGGAAATCGTCCGCTACGCCGAGGAGGAGGGCTGCGACCTCGTCGTCATGGGCACCCACGGCCGCGGCGGCATCGACCGCCTGCTCCTCGGGAGCGTCGCCGAGAAGGTCGTCCGCGCGTCGAACGTCCCGGTGATGACCGTGCGGGTCGGCGACGAAGAAGTCGAAGGAGTCGAAGAGACCGGAGAGGTTGGCGAAGCCGAAGAGACTGAGCAGGGAGAACAGGGGCAGACCGCGTAG
- a CDS encoding biotin--[acetyl-CoA-carboxylase] ligase, protein MNDTRRALLDALASGPVTGPGLAERLDVSRAAVWKQVEALRDEGFGIESTGDGYVVSDVPPYGAAAIEYGLDAPFSVEYHDSIGSTNDRARELAAEGAEDVAVVADEQVGSRGRLKREWTAPSGGVWVSLLVRPQRPPAHVPVFTLAAAVAATRACREAGVDASIKWPNDLLVSGTNEGQSTRSADAVSASEASGGDRGGKKLAGILTEMEGEADRVSWLVAGIGVNANVDAADLPEGATSLREQLGEDVDRRLFVQRLLEEFADLRDNPDDVLPAWRAHSATLGQRVRVETPGGVVEGRAVDVEFPGALVVRTGRGDVTVHAGDCEHLRPV, encoded by the coding sequence ATGAACGACACCCGACGGGCCCTCCTCGACGCGCTCGCGTCCGGGCCGGTGACCGGTCCCGGACTGGCCGAGCGACTCGACGTCTCGCGGGCCGCGGTCTGGAAGCAGGTCGAAGCCCTACGCGACGAGGGCTTCGGCATCGAGAGCACGGGCGACGGCTACGTCGTGAGCGACGTCCCTCCCTACGGCGCGGCGGCCATCGAGTACGGACTGGACGCACCCTTCTCGGTAGAGTATCACGACAGCATCGGCAGCACCAACGACCGAGCGCGGGAACTCGCGGCCGAGGGAGCCGAAGACGTCGCCGTCGTCGCCGACGAGCAGGTCGGCAGCCGCGGCCGGCTCAAGCGCGAGTGGACCGCACCTTCGGGCGGCGTTTGGGTCTCGCTCCTCGTCCGGCCGCAGCGCCCGCCGGCGCACGTCCCGGTCTTCACGCTCGCGGCGGCGGTGGCGGCGACGCGTGCCTGCCGTGAGGCCGGTGTGGACGCGAGTATCAAGTGGCCGAACGACTTGCTCGTGAGTGGAACGAACGAGGGCCAGTCAACGCGGAGTGCTGACGCTGTGTCCGCGAGCGAAGCGAGCGGAGGCGACCGTGGTGGCAAGAAACTCGCCGGTATCCTGACCGAGATGGAGGGCGAGGCCGACCGCGTCTCGTGGCTCGTCGCGGGGATCGGTGTCAACGCCAACGTCGACGCCGCCGACCTGCCCGAGGGAGCGACGAGCCTCCGCGAGCAACTCGGCGAGGACGTCGACCGGCGGCTGTTCGTCCAGCGGCTCTTGGAGGAGTTCGCGGACCTGCGGGACAATCCCGACGACGTGCTCCCAGCGTGGCGTGCCCACTCGGCGACGCTCGGCCAGCGCGTGCGCGTCGAGACCCCCGGCGGCGTCGTCGAGGGTCGCGCCGTCGACGTGGAGTTCCCCGGCGCGCTCGTCGTGCGGACGGGCAGGGGCGACGTGACGGTCCACGCGGGCGACTGCGAACATCTCCGTCCTGTCTGA
- a CDS encoding VOC family protein yields MDIDHVAFAHEDFDTVVDAFERVGLDPEYGGVHATGTTRMSLLGFADGSYLELLSTTPEAEPADAGFWPEYIAASAGPAAWCIGVDDTREWAKRCIDAGLPVDGPKTAGRERDDGRRVEWDMVFVGGEGERELHPFAITDRTPRERRVTPTESVADGPLSGISEVVLAVSELDRAAERFRRVYGFPTAERWADESLGASLATFPGQPVTLAEPLDEESWLVDRLRAVGQGPCAYLLGTDDLDAAADTYALSSPATWGGESSGPTRHVAWLDDDELRKRVGVVSVT; encoded by the coding sequence ATGGACATCGACCACGTCGCGTTCGCCCACGAGGACTTCGACACCGTCGTCGACGCGTTCGAGCGCGTCGGTCTCGACCCGGAGTACGGCGGCGTCCACGCCACCGGCACGACCCGGATGTCGCTGCTCGGCTTCGCTGACGGCTCGTATCTCGAACTGCTGTCGACGACGCCCGAGGCGGAACCCGCCGACGCTGGCTTCTGGCCCGAGTACATCGCCGCCAGCGCGGGTCCGGCCGCGTGGTGCATCGGCGTCGACGACACTCGTGAGTGGGCCAAACGCTGCATCGACGCCGGACTCCCCGTCGACGGCCCGAAGACCGCCGGACGCGAGCGCGACGACGGCCGCCGCGTCGAGTGGGACATGGTCTTCGTCGGCGGCGAGGGAGAACGGGAACTCCACCCCTTCGCCATCACCGACCGGACGCCGCGCGAGCGACGCGTGACACCCACGGAGAGCGTCGCCGACGGCCCGCTTTCCGGTATCAGCGAGGTCGTCCTCGCCGTCTCGGAGCTCGACCGTGCGGCCGAGCGCTTCCGGCGCGTCTACGGCTTCCCGACGGCCGAACGCTGGGCTGACGAATCACTCGGGGCGTCGTTGGCGACGTTCCCCGGCCAGCCCGTGACGCTGGCCGAACCGCTCGACGAGGAGTCGTGGCTGGTCGACCGCCTGCGCGCGGTCGGGCAGGGTCCCTGTGCGTATCTGCTGGGGACCGACGACCTCGACGCCGCGGCCGACACGTACGCCCTGTCGTCGCCGGCGACGTGGGGAGGCGAGTCGTCCGGCCCGACGCGGCACGTCGCGTGGCTCGACGACGACGAACTCCGGAAGCGGGTCGGCGTCGTGTCCGTTACCTGA
- a CDS encoding acetoacetate decarboxylase family protein, whose translation MTISDETVRLSTGREVDLPFRCEADVAGALFSADWDALRRVVPDALTPVRLGPRSGGVVVAGLSYSQAGDFEPYDELAVVVPVARHAVAGVPRLDGGVGGYVVALPVSTEASCHLGREVWGFPKTVADVEVRREGVGGDGADRGDRRDRRDRRDRRAEWHVDVHEDGERALSLTVRETRRHSRDVTLDAYTRKDDQLWRTPVEMVGPAGFGFGLGRVELDVGAGPLAADVRRLGVHRPVGRFTGRLRAHLAVGEPAAETDGHV comes from the coding sequence GTGACGATATCCGACGAGACCGTGCGGCTCTCTACGGGCCGCGAGGTCGACTTGCCCTTCCGGTGTGAGGCCGACGTCGCTGGCGCGCTCTTCTCGGCCGACTGGGACGCGCTCCGCCGAGTGGTCCCCGACGCGCTGACGCCCGTCCGGCTCGGCCCGCGAAGCGGCGGGGTCGTCGTCGCGGGACTCTCCTACTCGCAGGCGGGCGACTTCGAGCCGTACGACGAACTCGCGGTCGTCGTCCCCGTGGCTCGCCACGCCGTCGCCGGCGTCCCCCGACTCGACGGCGGCGTCGGCGGCTACGTGGTCGCCCTGCCAGTCAGCACCGAGGCCTCCTGCCATCTCGGCCGGGAAGTCTGGGGCTTTCCGAAGACCGTCGCCGACGTCGAGGTTCGACGCGAGGGCGTGGGGGGAGATGGAGCCGACCGAGGCGACCGACGTGACAGGCGGGACAGACGTGACAGGCGTGCCGAGTGGCACGTCGACGTCCACGAGGACGGCGAACGCGCGCTCTCGCTCACGGTTCGCGAGACCCGTCGCCACAGCCGCGACGTGACGCTCGACGCCTACACGCGGAAGGACGACCAGCTGTGGCGGACTCCAGTCGAGATGGTCGGGCCAGCAGGCTTCGGGTTCGGACTCGGGCGCGTCGAGTTGGACGTCGGTGCCGGGCCACTGGCGGCCGACGTTCGACGGCTGGGGGTTCACCGCCCGGTCGGCCGGTTCACTGGACGGCTCCGGGCACACCTCGCCGTCGGCGAGCCTGCGGCCGAGACCGACGGCCACGTCTGA
- the mvk gene encoding mevalonate kinase encodes MTVSSAPGKVYLFGEHAVVYGEPAVPCAIERRATVTVEPRDDDHVRVVAEDLTLDGFTVEYSGSTDSGPDVDVPRPLVQAAMGYIDAAVDQARDAADAPDAGFDITVESAIPLGAGLGSSAAVVVAGIDAATRALGVDLDPEEIADRAYRAEHEVQDGQASRADTFASAMGGAVRVEGDDCRAVDAPALPFVVGFDGGAGDTGELVAGVRALREKYDFAADTVEAIGDIVREGETLLAEADPESEPSEDLLDALGELMDFNHGLLEALGVSSRSLDSLVWAARSGDAYGAKLTGAGGGGCIVALDPTDETQTALQYTPGCVDAFRAELATTGVRAEDGNDTKTSEEDA; translated from the coding sequence ATGACCGTCTCAAGCGCCCCCGGCAAGGTGTATCTGTTCGGGGAGCACGCCGTCGTCTACGGCGAGCCGGCGGTCCCCTGCGCCATCGAGCGCCGGGCGACCGTCACCGTCGAACCGCGAGACGACGACCACGTCCGCGTCGTCGCCGAGGACCTCACCCTCGACGGCTTCACCGTCGAATACTCCGGGTCGACCGACAGCGGCCCGGACGTCGACGTCCCCCGGCCGCTCGTGCAGGCCGCGATGGGCTACATCGACGCCGCCGTCGACCAGGCGCGCGACGCCGCCGACGCACCCGACGCCGGCTTCGACATCACCGTCGAGAGCGCGATTCCGCTCGGCGCGGGGCTCGGGTCGTCGGCCGCCGTCGTCGTCGCGGGTATCGACGCCGCCACCCGCGCGCTCGGCGTCGACCTCGACCCGGAAGAGATCGCCGACCGTGCCTACCGCGCCGAACACGAAGTGCAGGACGGCCAGGCCTCCCGCGCCGACACCTTCGCCTCCGCGATGGGCGGCGCGGTCCGCGTCGAGGGCGACGACTGCCGCGCCGTCGACGCGCCCGCACTCCCCTTCGTCGTCGGCTTCGACGGCGGCGCGGGCGACACGGGCGAACTCGTCGCCGGGGTCCGCGCGCTCCGCGAGAAGTACGACTTCGCCGCCGACACCGTCGAGGCCATCGGCGACATCGTCCGCGAGGGCGAGACGCTGCTGGCCGAGGCCGACCCCGAGAGCGAGCCGAGCGAGGACCTGCTGGACGCGCTCGGCGAGCTGATGGACTTTAACCACGGCCTGCTGGAAGCCCTGGGCGTCTCCTCGCGCTCGCTCGACAGTCTCGTCTGGGCGGCGCGCTCGGGCGACGCCTACGGGGCGAAGCTGACAGGCGCAGGCGGCGGTGGCTGCATCGTCGCACTCGACCCGACCGACGAGACGCAGACCGCGCTCCAGTACACACCCGGCTGTGTCGACGCCTTCCGCGCCGAGTTGGCGACGACGGGCGTCCGCGCAGAGGACGGAAATGATACGAAGACGAGCGAGGAGGACGCATGA
- a CDS encoding isopentenyl phosphate kinase has protein sequence MTTVLKLGGSVITDKDRRETVDLPALEAAATAVADSFADGSDERDEHEDLVIVHGGGSYGHFHAEEHGVSTTTGTHDAHGALAIHDAMKRLNGHVLDAFGQREVPTLPVHPFSVGARDADGDLTFPLSSVRTMLDEGFVPVLHGDVVAHAGEGVTVVSGDELVVRLAEGLDADRVGLCSTVPGVLDTDDEVVPEIREFGDVAAALGGSDSTDVTGGMAAKVRSLLDLGAPAHIFGPDGIAPFLAGESPGTRIDG, from the coding sequence ATGACGACGGTCCTCAAACTCGGCGGCAGCGTCATCACCGACAAAGACCGCCGCGAGACGGTGGACCTCCCCGCACTGGAGGCGGCGGCGACGGCCGTCGCCGACTCGTTCGCCGACGGAAGCGACGAGCGCGACGAGCACGAAGACCTCGTTATCGTCCACGGCGGGGGGAGCTACGGCCACTTCCACGCCGAGGAACACGGCGTCAGTACGACGACGGGTACCCACGACGCCCACGGTGCGTTGGCCATCCACGACGCGATGAAGCGGCTCAACGGCCACGTGCTCGACGCCTTCGGCCAGCGCGAAGTGCCGACGCTGCCCGTCCACCCCTTCTCGGTCGGCGCACGCGACGCCGACGGCGACCTCACGTTCCCACTCAGCTCGGTGAGAACGATGCTCGACGAGGGCTTCGTCCCGGTTCTCCACGGCGACGTCGTCGCCCACGCTGGCGAGGGTGTCACCGTCGTCAGCGGCGACGAACTCGTGGTCCGGCTCGCGGAGGGGCTCGACGCCGACCGCGTCGGTCTCTGCTCGACGGTCCCCGGTGTGCTCGACACGGACGACGAGGTCGTCCCCGAGATTCGGGAGTTTGGGGACGTCGCCGCCGCGCTCGGCGGCAGCGACTCGACGGACGTGACGGGGGGGATGGCCGCGAAGGTTCGTTCCCTCTTGGACCTCGGCGCGCCCGCCCACATCTTCGGCCCGGACGGCATCGCTCCCTTCCTCGCGGGCGAGTCGCCGGGGACGCGAATCGACGGCTAA
- a CDS encoding MBL fold metallo-hydrolase, which translates to MRVTFLGTGSAMPTADRVQTGILLEDGDRTLLVDCGSGVLHRLSQTDVGYEGVSTVLLTHHHLDHVSDLLPLLKARWLAGEEHLEVVGPTGTKELLDGLLDLHDYLQDRIDLAVREVRADSFEVAGFDVEGYEVRHSMDCLAYRFDDGFVFSGDTEAFDGLARFADGADVLAHDCSFPDEVDVANHPTPTQLGEALAGCDVGRVYLTHLYPHTEGKHREMLDSVEATFDGDVRFARDGLRFEI; encoded by the coding sequence ATGCGCGTCACCTTCCTCGGCACCGGCAGCGCGATGCCCACGGCCGACCGGGTCCAGACCGGCATCCTGCTGGAGGACGGGGACCGGACCCTGTTGGTCGACTGCGGCAGCGGCGTCCTCCACCGGCTGAGCCAGACCGACGTCGGCTACGAGGGCGTCTCGACCGTGCTCCTCACGCACCACCATCTCGACCACGTCTCTGATCTCCTCCCCCTGCTCAAAGCCCGCTGGCTCGCGGGCGAGGAACATCTGGAAGTCGTCGGGCCGACGGGCACGAAAGAACTCCTCGACGGCCTGCTGGACCTCCACGACTATCTCCAAGACCGCATCGACCTCGCGGTCCGCGAGGTCCGCGCCGACTCATTCGAGGTCGCCGGCTTCGACGTCGAGGGCTACGAGGTGCGGCACTCGATGGACTGTCTCGCCTACCGCTTCGACGACGGATTTGTCTTCAGTGGCGACACCGAGGCCTTCGACGGACTCGCGCGCTTCGCCGACGGCGCGGACGTGCTCGCCCACGACTGCTCCTTTCCCGACGAGGTCGACGTCGCGAACCATCCGACGCCGACGCAGTTGGGCGAGGCACTCGCCGGCTGCGACGTCGGCCGCGTCTATCTGACGCATCTCTACCCCCATACCGAAGGGAAACACCGCGAGATGCTGGACTCGGTGGAGGCGACCTTCGACGGCGACGTCCGCTTCGCCCGCGACGGACTCCGATTCGAGATTTAG